One Bacteroidota bacterium genomic window carries:
- a CDS encoding TonB-dependent receptor: MKKIITIFFLLSLFIMSWGQEKMITGKVSSADLNEPLPGVNVFVIGTSRGVITDINGNYEILVSEGETLIFSFVGYLEEEKTIGSESLLNVSLVIDILSMDEVYVVGYGTQKKSVITGSIAKIGAEDLDKSTDLRIEQAIQGKAAGVMVMNNSGQPGDNLTIRIRGVGTYRNADPLYIVDGVPMTGQGMDYLNTSDIESIEVLKDASASAIYGTRGANGVIIITTKKGKKGTSISVTYDGFYGVQNAWKKQDLLNSEQYIEIMNEAQANDGRSTPLFDDATIDLIRTNGWDTDWQKEIYNANAVKTSHSLTFMGGGEDNTYSSSLSYFKQEGIIAPGKSNFERFTYRLGTSRTIGNFEIGSNINLANLKRRGIEGNNMYGLGLNQAINMQSIVPVKYEDGTWGTPSDFGVGLQEITNPVALLEYHNSRSSTNKALGNIYGVFEIVKGLKFRTDFGGEIAYVQDNSYAPLYYIDANHVNDSLDYATAAVNKYVRWNWENNLSYVKEFNEHSITGIVGITLFKEYNENVWAKKQDLIFDDPEKAYLNNAQNPNAEASGGYGEHTLGSYFGRINYSYADKYLLEAVLRVDGSSRFGANNRYGYFPAVSAGWVLSQESFFPQTTFFNFAKLRMSWGQNGNEGIPDFAYTTTINTNNIYFYGSQQTMVNGIQPSRYPNPDLIWETSEQFTIGTDLAFLSNKISLAVDVYNKKTKDWLIEESNANYPLLIGNVGPVTNTGEVKNSGVEIELGYKQKIAGDLLINVSFTGSHNQSKILSLENSNGYILGAGGIHGQSNILRLEVEEPLGYFHLVKTDGVFQTQEEINNYTDANGKRIQPQAKPGDLKFVDADSSGSIDDGDRVNLGTPYPKFIAGLNLTLEWKGIDFSMFWYTSLGHQIYNASRRYDLQYANYTTAVLERWNGEGTSDSYPRVTLADPNKTYKTASDFFLEDADFLRLKNLTIGYTLPKSMSSIIKIDRFRIYLTGENLLTFTKYSGMEVEMGGGPLDIGVDRGVYPQPKTYLVGLQVGF; the protein is encoded by the coding sequence ATGAAGAAAATTATTACTATTTTTTTTCTGCTTAGTCTTTTCATCATGTCCTGGGGACAGGAGAAAATGATAACCGGAAAAGTAAGCTCAGCCGATTTAAACGAGCCTCTTCCGGGTGTGAATGTTTTTGTAATTGGAACGAGTCGTGGTGTAATTACCGATATAAATGGTAATTACGAAATTTTGGTCAGCGAAGGAGAAACTCTTATTTTTTCATTTGTAGGCTATCTTGAAGAAGAAAAAACCATTGGAAGCGAATCCTTATTGAATGTTTCTCTGGTTATTGATATTCTTTCCATGGATGAAGTATATGTGGTAGGGTATGGAACTCAAAAGAAGAGCGTAATAACGGGGTCAATTGCCAAAATTGGTGCTGAAGATTTGGATAAATCAACCGATTTAAGAATTGAACAGGCCATTCAGGGCAAGGCTGCTGGAGTTATGGTGATGAATAACAGCGGCCAACCCGGCGACAACCTGACCATCCGTATCAGGGGTGTAGGAACCTATCGTAATGCCGATCCATTGTATATTGTCGATGGTGTGCCCATGACAGGTCAAGGCATGGATTACCTTAACACTTCCGATATTGAGTCAATAGAGGTGCTAAAAGATGCATCGGCATCAGCTATTTATGGAACACGCGGTGCAAATGGCGTAATAATTATTACAACTAAGAAAGGTAAAAAGGGCACCTCGATTTCTGTAACATACGATGGTTTCTATGGTGTACAAAATGCCTGGAAAAAACAAGATCTGCTCAACTCAGAACAGTACATCGAGATTATGAACGAAGCACAGGCTAATGATGGTCGCAGTACACCATTATTTGATGATGCTACAATTGATCTTATCCGTACCAATGGTTGGGACACCGATTGGCAAAAAGAAATTTATAATGCAAATGCGGTTAAAACAAGCCATTCCCTTACGTTTATGGGGGGAGGCGAAGACAATACCTATTCCTCTTCGCTTTCCTATTTTAAGCAAGAGGGTATTATAGCCCCCGGTAAATCTAATTTCGAGCGTTTTACCTACCGACTAGGAACATCAAGGACCATAGGTAATTTTGAAATAGGAAGCAACATTAACCTGGCTAATTTGAAGCGCCGCGGAATTGAAGGAAACAACATGTATGGTTTAGGACTAAATCAAGCTATTAACATGCAGTCAATTGTTCCGGTTAAATACGAAGATGGAACTTGGGGAACACCTTCCGATTTTGGCGTTGGATTGCAGGAAATTACCAATCCTGTTGCTTTGCTCGAATATCATAACAGCCGATCTTCTACCAACAAGGCACTAGGCAATATTTATGGCGTTTTTGAAATAGTTAAAGGACTTAAATTTCGCACCGATTTTGGAGGAGAAATAGCTTATGTGCAGGATAACTCTTATGCACCTTTATACTATATTGATGCCAACCATGTGAATGACAGTTTAGATTATGCCACAGCTGCCGTAAACAAATATGTGCGTTGGAATTGGGAAAACAACCTGAGTTATGTAAAAGAATTCAATGAACATTCTATTACTGGTATAGTGGGCATAACCCTTTTCAAAGAGTATAACGAGAATGTATGGGCCAAAAAGCAAGACCTTATTTTCGATGATCCTGAAAAGGCCTACCTTAATAATGCTCAAAATCCAAATGCTGAGGCCAGCGGAGGTTATGGAGAGCATACGCTTGGATCCTATTTTGGTCGGATAAACTATAGCTATGCCGATAAATACCTGCTCGAAGCTGTTTTAAGGGTAGATGGATCATCGCGCTTTGGAGCCAATAACCGCTATGGTTATTTCCCTGCTGTTTCGGCAGGATGGGTGTTGTCGCAGGAGTCTTTCTTTCCTCAAACGACTTTTTTCAACTTTGCTAAATTGCGCATGAGCTGGGGGCAGAATGGCAACGAAGGCATACCCGATTTTGCCTATACCACAACTATCAATACCAACAATATTTATTTCTACGGGTCACAGCAAACCATGGTAAATGGTATTCAACCCTCACGTTATCCCAATCCTGATTTAATCTGGGAAACCTCCGAACAGTTTACCATTGGAACAGACCTGGCTTTTCTGTCAAATAAAATAAGCCTGGCAGTAGATGTTTATAACAAGAAAACCAAGGATTGGTTAATTGAAGAATCTAATGCCAACTATCCATTACTTATTGGAAATGTAGGACCAGTAACCAATACCGGAGAGGTAAAAAACTCGGGTGTGGAAATTGAACTGGGTTACAAACAGAAGATTGCAGGCGATTTGCTAATTAATGTAAGCTTTACCGGTTCGCATAATCAAAGTAAAATACTAAGCCTCGAAAATTCAAATGGATATATTCTTGGTGCAGGAGGTATACACGGACAAAGCAATATTTTACGATTGGAAGTGGAAGAGCCGCTTGGTTATTTCCACCTGGTAAAAACCGATGGAGTATTTCAAACTCAGGAAGAAATTAATAATTACACCGATGCCAATGGCAAACGCATTCAGCCACAGGCAAAGCCTGGTGATTTAAAATTCGTCGATGCTGACTCAAGTGGTAGTATCGATGATGGCGACAGGGTAAATTTGGGTACCCCTTATCCCAAATTTATTGCCGGCTTAAACCTTACCCTCGAGTGGAAGGGTATAGATTTTTCGATGTTCTGGTATACCTCACTTGGACATCAGATTTATAATGCCAGCAGAAGGTACGATTTGCAATATGCTAATTATACTACAGCTGTGTTGGAGCGTTGGAATGGGGAAGGAACTTCTGATTCCTATCCAAGAGTTACTCTGGCCGATCCGAATAAAACATATAAAACAGCTTCCGATTTCTTTCTTGAAGATGCTGATTTTTTAAGATTAAAAAACCTGACAATTGGTTATACCCTTCCTAAGAGTATGTCATCAATTATTAAAATCGATCGGTTTAGAATATACCTTACAGGGGAGAATTTATTGACTTTTACCAAATATTCGGGTATGGAAGTTGAGATGGGTGGCGGCCCGCTTGATATAGGTGTCGACCGGGGTGTGTACCCTCAACCTAAAACCTATTTAGTTGGTTTACAGGTTGGATTTTAA
- a CDS encoding RagB/SusD family nutrient uptake outer membrane protein, with protein MKTIKYSVLLLIGITVALQSCVDDFLELEPKTSLLEANAYKTEHDAYLAMTAVYDAQHVNNWNFVPLQSDIFSDDAYTGGEPGGGMGQWQDQETSLLDAENSAARDLWNRCYSGIYRANFYFYKEDGIEWKDQALRNRMHAEVLMLRAYFYWDLVRHFGWVPIIESYLPEPESYKSIPQSTPDKVYELIVRDLLAAIPNLPETIPPGELGRVTQDVAEVLLARIFLFHEGFAKPVMGLGDLTDGTTLIDKAYVRTAMENIIVSNRYSLLTNYDDVFDWANENNAESIFEWQYSEKAISSDWGGWNINGNFASVFYGIRDPQGDPDILNGWSFGTVTWSLFNEFESGDPRLNTTIYSASDSLTGYTRGFQNTGYFQYKYMPRAAFDPTANGGERDHNWPINFKDMRYAEVLLIAAELFMDNDNVKATGYLNEVRTRSLGPGAALASINIDDIYHERRVELAGEGHRKWDLLRRGLSYAKTQIDLSWDIPPTAESPADFEGREFIIDTWGMLPIPASEIRLVNEGMLVQHVPAFK; from the coding sequence ATGAAAACGATAAAATATAGTGTTTTGCTCCTAATTGGAATTACGGTTGCTTTACAATCGTGTGTCGATGATTTTCTGGAACTAGAGCCAAAAACAAGCCTTCTGGAGGCTAATGCCTATAAAACAGAGCATGATGCATATCTGGCGATGACCGCGGTTTACGATGCCCAACATGTGAATAATTGGAACTTTGTACCCCTGCAATCTGATATCTTTTCCGATGATGCCTACACAGGGGGTGAACCTGGCGGAGGTATGGGGCAATGGCAAGATCAGGAAACCTCTCTTTTAGATGCTGAAAATTCAGCTGCACGCGATTTATGGAATCGTTGTTATTCTGGAATATACCGTGCTAATTTTTATTTCTATAAAGAAGATGGCATTGAATGGAAAGATCAGGCATTAAGGAATCGCATGCATGCTGAAGTATTAATGTTGAGAGCTTATTTTTATTGGGATTTGGTACGTCATTTTGGGTGGGTACCTATCATCGAAAGCTATCTACCCGAACCGGAATCGTATAAATCTATTCCTCAATCTACCCCCGATAAGGTGTATGAGCTTATCGTGCGTGATTTGCTTGCTGCTATTCCGAACCTGCCTGAAACTATACCACCTGGTGAATTAGGCAGAGTTACCCAGGATGTAGCAGAGGTTCTTCTTGCCCGTATTTTTCTTTTTCACGAAGGGTTTGCCAAACCTGTTATGGGTCTTGGTGATTTAACCGATGGAACTACCCTGATCGACAAAGCATATGTCAGAACTGCGATGGAAAACATTATTGTTTCTAACCGTTACTCTCTTTTAACAAATTACGACGATGTCTTCGATTGGGCAAATGAGAATAATGCAGAATCGATTTTCGAATGGCAATACTCTGAAAAAGCAATTTCGAGTGATTGGGGTGGCTGGAATATTAACGGAAACTTCGCTAGTGTTTTTTATGGTATTCGCGATCCACAGGGCGATCCGGATATTCTTAATGGTTGGAGCTTTGGCACCGTGACGTGGTCGTTGTTCAATGAATTTGAATCAGGCGATCCACGCTTAAATACCACTATTTACAGTGCCAGCGATAGTTTGACGGGTTATACCCGCGGATTTCAGAATACCGGATACTTTCAATACAAATACATGCCACGGGCAGCTTTCGATCCTACTGCTAACGGTGGTGAACGTGACCATAACTGGCCCATAAATTTCAAGGATATGCGCTATGCCGAAGTGCTGTTAATTGCTGCCGAGCTATTTATGGACAATGATAATGTTAAGGCAACTGGCTACCTTAACGAGGTGCGCACCCGCTCTTTGGGTCCCGGAGCTGCACTTGCCTCAATTAATATCGACGATATTTACCACGAGCGGCGCGTAGAACTGGCTGGAGAAGGTCATCGTAAATGGGACTTGCTAAGGCGTGGTTTATCCTATGCGAAAACCCAAATCGATTTAAGCTGGGATATACCGCCTACTGCCGAAAGCCCGGCCGATTTCGAAGGAAGAGAATTTATTATCGATACCTGGGGGATGTTGCCAATACCGGCAAGCGAAATTAGGCTTGTGAATGAAGGCATGTTGGTGCAACATGTGCCGGCATTTAAATAG